ATCACTAAGCGATACTGTTCCATACGCTCTCCGCCTGTTTTATTGCTGAGCCAGCAGCTGACGCAGTTTGTCGTTGTCTTTGGTCGAAAACGCCTCGGCGTTATCTTTGGTGATCAGCGCCTGCGGCGTAGTCACCACGCGCGACAGTTTTTGGCCAGCAATCAGGCGCAGGATCACTTCTGTCGCCACTTCGCCGGTCAGCACCGGGAAGCTATCCACCGTACCGGTCAATTCACCGCGTTTGATGGAGGCATACGCATCTGAAATGCCATCAGTACCGAACACTGCGGTTTGTTTGGATTTATTCTGCGCGCTCACCGCTTCAACGACGCCTAAGGCCATGGTGTCGTTGTTGGCATAGAAACCGATCAAATCGGGATGCTGCTGCAGAATGGTTGAGGCCGCGTTGAACGCCTGCTCGCGGCTCCAGTTGGCGGGCACGCTGGCCACAATGTTGAATTTGCCATTAGCCTGCAGCGTCTCCTTGAAACCGGCGGTGCGCTGGCCCGCAGCATAGACGCCCGGCTGGCCTTCAATCACCGCCACTTTGCCGCCTTGCGGATGGTGCTGGATAAACCATTTTGCCACGCGTGCCCCGTTATCTTTCTGCACGTTGCCCACGTAATACTGCGCACTGGGCACCACCGCATCGTTAACGTTCACCACCGGAATGCCTTTACTGCTGGCACTCTCCAGCGCCGGTTCGAGGTTGATATCGGTTTGCGGCGAGACCAGCAGGCCATTAAATCCCTGCGCGATCAGCGTTTCGGCAATCGACAGCTGGCCGAGCTGATCGTCCTCATTGGCCGCTGCCTGATACGCCACGGTGAAGCCATATTTCTTCGCGACGTTTTGATAGCCTTCGCCGAGGGAACGCCAGTATTCGTTGGTCAACGTTTTCGATACGCCGCCAATTTTCAGTTTGGCATCGACTTTCGGCATCGGGCCATACTTGCTTTCCAGTTGCGTCCAGTCGGTGCGATCGGGTTCAGAATCGGATTTCAGCGGCGGCAATGTGGCGGCGTAAACGCTGGAGCACAATAACGCGGTGGTAAGGACAGAGAGTAAGCGCTTTTTCATGGTGTTAGCCTTTTTATAGTTTTCGCGTGACGTTGAAGTTGTTTCGTTAACGAGCCAGCATGATGTCATTGACAATTTGCTGCGATGACACGGCATCCTGGCGACCAATCGCCTCCTCCAGCGCCGGATTGTTATTGAGTTTTTCGCACAGTTTCAGCAGACGGGTAACGGTCGCAATATTGATCTCGGCTTCGCGAATCGGATCCAGACCGCTGGCGTCGGGGAAGGTATCGAAGTAGTACGCGCCTTGATAACCATCACGCTGCATCTGCCAGAGGAACT
The sequence above is a segment of the Candidatus Pantoea floridensis genome. Coding sequences within it:
- a CDS encoding sugar ABC transporter substrate-binding protein, with translation MKKRLLSVLTTALLCSSVYAATLPPLKSDSEPDRTDWTQLESKYGPMPKVDAKLKIGGVSKTLTNEYWRSLGEGYQNVAKKYGFTVAYQAAANEDDQLGQLSIAETLIAQGFNGLLVSPQTDINLEPALESASSKGIPVVNVNDAVVPSAQYYVGNVQKDNGARVAKWFIQHHPQGGKVAVIEGQPGVYAAGQRTAGFKETLQANGKFNIVASVPANWSREQAFNAASTILQQHPDLIGFYANNDTMALGVVEAVSAQNKSKQTAVFGTDGISDAYASIKRGELTGTVDSFPVLTGEVATEVILRLIAGQKLSRVVTTPQALITKDNAEAFSTKDNDKLRQLLAQQ